From the genome of Fibrobacter sp. UWT2:
TCGGCAAGGGAAGGGGATACCGCTGTAAACACTTATTGCTTTTCAGGGTATACCTGAAGGGGGTCTTGCAATCTATTTTTCAAAATAGGGAAGTGTGTCTTTTTTTGAGGTTGGATATGAAAAAGAAATTTTTAGGAGCACGCTTACTTGCGTCTACCGCTGCGTTAATCTTGCTGGCATCCTGCTCGGATGACGGTTCTTCAGGTTCTACCAATGGCGCCGAAGTTCTTCCGGATCAGTCTACCGAAGCCCCCGTAAGTCCCGAAAATACTGAAAATCCTGTAATTGAAGGCTCTGAAGAGGGTTCCAGTAGCGAGGTTCTCACGCCCGAAGAAGTGGCCAACGAACCAATTACAGAAGAAGATTTGAAGGATGACGGTACGGCTTCTGTGACGACCCTCACAGTCGGTGTCTCGGGCGTTGCTGAAATAGGCCCGTTTGCAGAAGGCGCTACGGTTTCCTTGAGTGGTGTCGATGTCAAGACCATGACTCTGTCGGGCTCCGCCTTGAGTGGCAAGGTGTCTTCCAACTTGGGCGCTTTCACGGTTTCGGGCGATATCAGCTCTGCTGTCGCTAGCATCGAAGTCAAGGGCGATTATGTGAATTTCACATCCGAAGAACGCTATGTTGCCTCGGGCATCAAGGCGCTTTCGGATCTTCGCGAACGTAACAAGGTCAATGTGAACGTGCTGACTCGCCTTGAATATGACCGTGTGCAGTATCTGGTGACTGAAATGGGACTCAGCTTTACGGCGGCCAAGACCCGTGCCGAAAAAGAAGTGCTTGCCGCTCTCGGTCTAAAGCAAGATTCCACCTTATTCGAAGATATCTCGCTATACGATCATACTCAGGCTGCCGCGAACTTGCTCGCGGTAACAGCTGCTTTGCTTGAAGAACGCTCCGCTGGTGATGTAGATGCGGCCTTGTCGGCAATCGCTGCTGACATTGCTCCGGATGGCACCTGGGATGATCCTGCGCTCAAGGCGTCCGTGGGCGATATTGCCTATTCTCTCAATACAGGCTATCCGAGCTCCGTCTTGTCCGATTTGAATGGCGGTGCAAGCATTGAATACTTTAGCGTGTGGGTGGAACATATCTGGGCCGCTCAATACGGCTTGGGTTCTTGTGGCGCATCTAACCAAAATCAAGTAAAACCCAATGCAAATGCTGCTAGCGTCAATGCGTCTATGCAGTTCGTTTGCCAAGACACCTTGTGGTCTATGGCTACCGAAGCTATTCTCTTGAATTTGGCAGCCGCTGCACTTTTCGGTGAATGTTCCGATGCCAATGTGGGGCAAATGAAGGCCAATGATGAGGGCAAGTACTTCGTTTGCAGAAAGAACGCCTGGAAGGTTGCCGGAGATGAAGACCTTGCCAATATGAAGGTGGCTGAACAGAATGGGGCTTGCACCTCGGCGAACGAGGGCACTCTCGCATCCTACGAATCCGACTATTACGTGTGCGTTTCGAATTTCTGGTCCAAGACCAAGAATGTTCCCGTCGATTATTCCAAGGGCCGTGCCATGAACAAGCGCCTTGGCCGCGGTATCAATATGGGTAATGCCTGGGAATCTACGGGTAATGGGGCTACGGCTGATTGTGGCTGGAACAACTGCATTCAAGATGGCTACTTCAAGATTGTCAAGGACGCTGGCTTCAATTCTGTACGTATTCCTGTGCGCTGGAACCAAGATGCTTCCAATAGCTCTCCTTACTCGCTCGATGCAGGTCGTCTTTCTGGCGTCAAGGCAGATATTGATCTTGCCCTTGCCCAAGGACTTGCCGTTATCGTGAATTTCCACCATTACACGACTTTGAACGATGCAGCAGCAGGGTACACCTCGAACAAAAGCAAGTATGAAAGTGAAAAGGCTCGTTTCCTTGGTATGTGGGAACAGGTGGCTAAAGAAATGAACGCCTATCCGGATAGCTTGCTCGTCCTTGAAATCTTCAATGAACCTCATGACATGAAGGTGGAACAGGTAAACGATATCATGAATTCCGCATACGAAGTGATTCGTAAGAATGCTCCGGGCAAAACGATTATGTTCGAAGCGGGTGCTTATTCCAAATTCGGTCAGATCCCGAAACTGACTCTCCCTGCCGACGGAAACATTATTGTGAGCGGTCATTATTACGAACCCTACACCTTTACGCATCAGGGACATGGCTACGATTGCAATAATTCCTTGTCCGACAAGACGGTCGCTTCGATTGATGGCGAATTCAAGGGCTACGCCGATGCGATTGCGGAATATTTCCCCGATATCAAGGGTGGTTCCGTGCCGATGAACATGGGCGAGTTCGGCGTGTCAGGCCAACATGGCTCTTCTTGTGGCGGAAATGGCGTTTCTGACG
Proteins encoded in this window:
- a CDS encoding glycoside hydrolase family 5 protein yields the protein MKKKFLGARLLASTAALILLASCSDDGSSGSTNGAEVLPDQSTEAPVSPENTENPVIEGSEEGSSSEVLTPEEVANEPITEEDLKDDGTASVTTLTVGVSGVAEIGPFAEGATVSLSGVDVKTMTLSGSALSGKVSSNLGAFTVSGDISSAVASIEVKGDYVNFTSEERYVASGIKALSDLRERNKVNVNVLTRLEYDRVQYLVTEMGLSFTAAKTRAEKEVLAALGLKQDSTLFEDISLYDHTQAAANLLAVTAALLEERSAGDVDAALSAIAADIAPDGTWDDPALKASVGDIAYSLNTGYPSSVLSDLNGGASIEYFSVWVEHIWAAQYGLGSCGASNQNQVKPNANAASVNASMQFVCQDTLWSMATEAILLNLAAAALFGECSDANVGQMKANDEGKYFVCRKNAWKVAGDEDLANMKVAEQNGACTSANEGTLASYESDYYVCVSNFWSKTKNVPVDYSKGRAMNKRLGRGINMGNAWESTGNGATADCGWNNCIQDGYFKIVKDAGFNSVRIPVRWNQDASNSSPYSLDAGRLSGVKADIDLALAQGLAVIVNFHHYTTLNDAAAGYTSNKSKYESEKARFLGMWEQVAKEMNAYPDSLLVLEIFNEPHDMKVEQVNDIMNSAYEVIRKNAPGKTIMFEAGAYSKFGQIPKLTLPADGNIIVSGHYYEPYTFTHQGHGYDCNNSLSDKTVASIDGEFKGYADAIAEYFPDIKGGSVPMNMGEFGVSGQHGSSCGGNGVSDDLRAKWTDAAIAAAEKYGMSWHYWGFVGVGGFEAYDKGAGQWYSELLQVFTKYTSK